ACTTCCTCCGCGATGCCGATGCCCGCGCGCTCCTGGCCTTCCTTGGTCTGGGCACCGATGTGGGGCGTGCCGATGACGTTGGGCAGGGAGAAGAGTTTGAAGTCCTTGATCGGTTCGCTCTCGAAAACGTCGAGCGCGGCCGCGCCGACCTGCCCGCTTACCAACGCCTCGTACAGAGCCTCTTCATCGACGACCCCGCCGCGGGCGCAGTTGATGATGACGACGCCCTTCTTCATCTGGGCGATGGTTTCCTTGTTGATCATGTGCTTGGTCTGATCGGTCTTGGGCACGTGGAGAGAGATGTAGTCGGCGCTCTTCAGCATCTCCGGGAACTCGCACATCTTGCCGGCACCGCACTCTTTGATGAACGGGTCAAAGACCAGCACGCTCATACCCATGGCGATGGCGCGCTTGCCGAGTTCGCTGCCGATGCGGCCGGAGCCGATGAGACCGAGGGTCTTGCCGTAGAGCTCGGTGCCCTTGAAGGTCTTCTTCTCCCACTTGCCGTCGCGCAGGGACTGGGTCGCCTGCGGAATCGCTCGGGCGCAGGCGAGCATGTGACCGAGCGCGAGTTCGGCGACCGTGATCGAGGTCGCGGACGGCGTGTTCACAACCTTGATGCCGCGGGCGTCGGCGGCCTTCTTGTCGACGTTGTCGAGGCCGACACCGGCGCGGCCCACTACCTTCAAATTGGTGCCGGCGTTGATGACGTCGGCCGTCACCTTGGTCGCGCTGCGGACGATGATGGCGTCATAGGCGGGGATGGCCTGGATGAGGTCGGCCGGCGGCAGACCGGGGCGCTCGTCAACTTCGATTCCGGCGTCCTGAAGCATCTTCACGCCGGCTTTGGCGATCGGGTCGCTGATTATGACTTTCATGATGACTCCTTTTGCTGCGGGTTCGGATTGCCGCTCATGGTAACCGAACCGGCGGCAAAGTCAATCATGCTGCTTTCAGTCATTGACTTACCAGCAGGTTTCTGGTACTGATTATACTGACTTTGACTGGAGGTGCCCGATTCCGGTATACGAGTATCAGTGTCAGGACTGCGGAAAGAAGTTCGATTTCGTTGCCACCCTGGCGGAGAAGGAGGCCGGGTTGGACCCTGCCTGCCCGAAGTGCGGCAGGACTCGGGCCCGGCAGGTGTTCAGTCGGTTCACCCTTCTGACCGGGTCCAAGACCGACGAGGAGTTCGACGAAGGGCTTGATGATATGGGCGCGGGCGGCGATATGGCCGGGCTACCCGACGGCGCGGGCATGGATGATCTTGATGACATGGGCGCGGGCGGTTCCGGCGACCTGGATGACCTCGACTAGCACGGGCTGACCAACGAGATGCAGGAGGCAACGATGCACTGGTATGACTGGATGACGCTGGTGATTGTGGTCGGAGGTACGATTGTCCAGACCGTCCGCGGCAGCAAGGCCGGGGGCATGGGCCTGCCGCTCTTCGAGGCCCTGGGGGTCGTGGTCGCGGCCGTGGGCGCCACGGCTTTCACTCACTCGGTGGCCGATATGATTCACGTGCGCGAGAACGTCGTGCTGCTGGTGTTGTTTCTGGTCTTCTCGTTCTTCGGATTCGTCCTCGCCCGCTGGCTCTTCACTCTGACCGCCATGTCCTTCCAGTCGCTCGACGGGTTCTTCAGCTGCATCTTCGGTGTGGTGCTGGCCTGGACGGTCGCGCATATGGTCCTGAGAGTCGTCATAATGTCGCAGGGCGGCAACGGTGAGGTGGCGGCGCAAATGGTCAATTCGCCGGTGGCGCGCGAGGTGTTCGAGTTCCGGACCTGGAATGCGCTGATGCGGCTGTTGTTCAAGGCCAAGCTGGGTCCGGACTTCAACCCGGACCAGGGGTAGTTCGACCTTGGAGTCAACGTGCCGAATCGAAGTGAGCCTGGTGCCGGAGGAGAGAAGCAGCAAGCGAAGATGGAGGTAAGATGAACTGGTATGATCCGGTCGTCCTGGCAGTCATGGTACTTGTGGTGGCAGTCCAGACCGTGCGCGGGATCAAGGCCGGCGCGGGACTGGTTATGTTCGAGGCGGCGGGGGTGGTGGTGGCGGCCGCGGCGGCCACGGCGTCAGCACACTCGTTCGCCGCGCAGATCCACGCGCCCGAGAGCTCCATGATGCTGGTCTTGTTCATCGTCTTCTCGGTTGTAGCTTTCTTCGTCGCGCGCTGGCTGTTT
This genomic window from candidate division WOR-3 bacterium contains:
- a CDS encoding 3-phosphoglycerate dehydrogenase, with the translated sequence MKVIISDPIAKAGVKMLQDAGIEVDERPGLPPADLIQAIPAYDAIIVRSATKVTADVINAGTNLKVVGRAGVGLDNVDKKAADARGIKVVNTPSATSITVAELALGHMLACARAIPQATQSLRDGKWEKKTFKGTELYGKTLGLIGSGRIGSELGKRAIAMGMSVLVFDPFIKECGAGKMCEFPEMLKSADYISLHVPKTDQTKHMINKETIAQMKKGVVIINCARGGVVDEEALYEALVSGQVGAAALDVFESEPIKDFKLFSLPNVIGTPHIGAQTKEGQERAGIGIAEEVRKVLLGK
- a CDS encoding zinc ribbon domain-containing protein, which codes for MTYQQVSGTDYTDFDWRCPIPVYEYQCQDCGKKFDFVATLAEKEAGLDPACPKCGRTRARQVFSRFTLLTGSKTDEEFDEGLDDMGAGGDMAGLPDGAGMDDLDDMGAGGSGDLDDLD